A part of Lacibacter sp. H407 genomic DNA contains:
- the pyrH gene encoding UMP kinase → MLPKYKRILLKLSGESLMGDKNFGMDSTVISQYAKSIKSIIELGVQVAIVIGGGNIYRGMNEAETGIERAHGDYMGMLATVINGMALQAGLEKAGVYTRLQSAIKMEQIAEPYIRRRAIRHLEKGRVVIFGAGTGNPYFTTDTAGSLRAIEINADVILKGTRVDGIYTADPEKDPTATKFEHITFQECLSKNLRVMDMTAFTLCMENNLPIIVFDMNKQDNLKRVVTGENVGTIVNG, encoded by the coding sequence ATGCTTCCAAAATACAAACGCATTCTGCTGAAACTTTCCGGAGAGTCATTAATGGGCGATAAGAATTTCGGAATGGATTCCACCGTTATTTCGCAATACGCTAAAAGCATCAAATCGATTATTGAACTGGGTGTGCAGGTGGCCATTGTTATTGGAGGCGGCAACATTTACCGTGGTATGAACGAGGCAGAGACAGGTATTGAACGGGCACATGGCGATTACATGGGCATGCTGGCCACGGTGATCAATGGCATGGCGTTACAGGCCGGACTTGAAAAAGCAGGTGTGTACACCCGTTTGCAAAGTGCGATCAAAATGGAACAAATTGCTGAACCCTATATCCGCAGAAGAGCGATCCGTCATTTGGAAAAAGGACGTGTAGTGATCTTTGGTGCAGGTACAGGCAATCCTTATTTTACAACTGACACTGCCGGTTCGTTACGTGCCATTGAAATTAATGCCGATGTAATTTTAAAAGGCACAAGAGTCGATGGCATTTACACGGCCGATCCCGAAAAAGATCCCACTGCTACCAAATTTGAACATATTACATTCCAGGAATGCCTGAGCAAAAACCTTCGTGTAATGGATATGACGGCGTTTACACTCTGCATGGAAAATAACTTACCCATCATTGTGTTCGACATGAATAAGCAGGACAATCTGAAACGTGTTGTAACCGGCGAGAATGTTGGAACCATCGTAAACGGGTAA
- the pdxH gene encoding pyridoxamine 5'-phosphate oxidase produces MSSIADIRRDYSLKTLNEDEVADSPFLQFADWWQQAIESEIDEVNAMTLATASLEAVPSARIVLLKGYDEKGFVFYTNYESAKGRELAENPKASLLFFWKELERQIRITGIVEKVSAAESDEYFLSRPTGSQIGAWASPQSHVIENRSWLEKQVKMLEEKFSTESVTRPSHWGGYRVKPVIIEFWQGRSSRLHDRLQYSLQENGNWKIERLAP; encoded by the coding sequence ATGTCGTCCATTGCTGATATCCGCAGAGATTATTCGCTCAAAACATTGAATGAAGACGAAGTAGCCGATTCGCCGTTTCTGCAATTTGCTGATTGGTGGCAGCAAGCCATTGAATCAGAAATTGATGAAGTGAATGCCATGACGCTGGCAACTGCGTCACTGGAAGCAGTTCCTTCGGCACGCATTGTATTGTTGAAAGGATACGATGAAAAAGGGTTTGTATTTTACACCAATTACGAAAGTGCAAAAGGAAGAGAGCTGGCCGAAAATCCCAAAGCCAGTTTGTTGTTTTTCTGGAAAGAGCTCGAACGGCAGATCCGCATTACGGGCATTGTAGAAAAAGTGAGTGCTGCAGAAAGCGATGAATATTTTTTATCACGCCCTACGGGTTCACAAATAGGTGCATGGGCATCGCCACAAAGTCATGTGATTGAAAACCGCAGCTGGTTAGAGAAGCAGGTGAAAATGCTGGAAGAAAAATTCAGTACAGAATCTGTTACCCGTCCATCGCATTGGGGTGGCTACCGTGTAAAGCCGGTGATCATTGAATTCTGGCAGGGAAGGAGCAGCCGTTTACACGACCGGTTACAATATTCGCTGCAGGAAAATGGTAATTGGAAAATTGAGCGATTAGCACCTTGA
- a CDS encoding c-type cytochrome, whose product MFKKILKWTGLILLFLIAGIAIITLLNQNKTFEAPLPAIKASTDSAILARGKYLVYGPAHCADCHAKPGTEELVNSGAEVDLPGGRDFALPIGHIYVKNITPDKETGIGSLSDETIARSLRYGVGHDGRALFDFMPFYNISDADLTAIISYIRTIKPVKNEVPKNKMNPLGMVLKAFVIKPVGPNGTPPQTVQPDTTVEYGRYMAMSVANCIGCHTDRDLKTGAFIGEPFAGGFKMESVTDPTKFECMSPNLTPDKETGRIYGWSEEQFRKRIRDGKLIKHSPMAWGPFSRMSDLEIKAIYKFLQTVKPVHNKIEQTVYEKKS is encoded by the coding sequence ATGTTTAAAAAAATCCTGAAATGGACAGGGCTCATCCTGTTGTTTCTCATTGCCGGCATTGCCATTATTACATTACTGAATCAGAACAAAACATTTGAAGCACCATTGCCTGCTATTAAAGCATCTACCGACAGTGCTATTCTTGCAAGAGGCAAATATCTTGTTTATGGCCCAGCACATTGCGCCGATTGTCATGCAAAACCCGGAACAGAAGAGTTAGTCAACAGTGGTGCAGAAGTTGATTTGCCTGGCGGAAGAGATTTTGCATTACCCATCGGCCATATCTATGTGAAAAATATTACACCCGATAAAGAAACCGGAATCGGCAGTTTATCGGATGAAACCATTGCACGTTCTTTACGCTATGGCGTTGGGCACGATGGCCGGGCACTTTTTGATTTCATGCCGTTTTATAATATCAGCGATGCAGATCTTACAGCGATCATTTCGTATATCAGAACCATCAAGCCTGTAAAAAATGAAGTGCCAAAAAACAAGATGAATCCATTAGGCATGGTTTTAAAAGCATTCGTAATAAAACCTGTTGGACCAAATGGCACTCCACCTCAAACTGTACAACCCGATACAACGGTTGAATATGGACGATACATGGCCATGAGTGTTGCCAACTGTATAGGTTGCCATACCGATCGTGATTTAAAAACAGGTGCATTTATTGGTGAACCGTTTGCCGGTGGTTTTAAAATGGAATCGGTGACCGATCCTACAAAATTTGAATGTATGTCGCCCAATCTTACACCCGATAAAGAAACCGGTCGCATCTATGGTTGGAGCGAAGAACAATTTCGCAAACGAATTCGTGATGGTAAGTTGATCAAACACAGCCCGATGGCATGGGGGCCTTTCAGTCGCATGAGCGACCTCGAAATAAAAGCCATCTACAAATTTCTGCAAACGGTAAAACCGGTTCATAATAAAATTGAACAAACAGTTTACGAGAAGAAATCGTAA
- a CDS encoding 30S ribosomal protein THX — protein sequence MGRGDKKTAKGKRFLGSFGKSRPAKVVKKAAPKKAEKKD from the coding sequence ATGGGCAGAGGTGATAAAAAAACAGCAAAAGGAAAACGCTTTTTAGGTTCATTCGGCAAGAGCCGTCCCGCAAAAGTTGTTAAGAAAGCAGCTCCTAAAAAAGCTGAGAAAAAAGACTAA
- a CDS encoding exodeoxyribonuclease III, with protein sequence MRIISYNVNGIRAAIKKGLIDWLKTDPADIICVQETKAQLEDIDQALFTDLGYHIYWFSAQKKGYSGVAVFSKIKADHVETGNGHGPSDDEGRVIQLDFGDIRLINTYFPSGTSGDERQAFKYVWLDEYFKWLNELKKKHPKLILCGDYNIAHKEIDIHDPKGNKKSSGFLPEEREWMTKFFESGWVDTFREFHPEPHRYSWWSQRFPTVRLQNKGWRIDYISVTEPLKNNVKDAEIFPDVKHSDHCPVYLELKLK encoded by the coding sequence ATGCGTATTATTTCTTACAACGTAAACGGCATTCGTGCTGCCATTAAAAAAGGATTGATCGATTGGTTGAAAACTGATCCTGCCGATATTATTTGCGTACAGGAAACGAAAGCGCAACTGGAAGATATTGACCAAGCTTTGTTTACTGATCTTGGTTATCATATTTACTGGTTCAGTGCGCAAAAGAAAGGATACAGCGGCGTGGCAGTATTTTCAAAAATAAAAGCCGATCATGTAGAAACAGGAAATGGCCATGGACCCAGTGATGATGAAGGCCGTGTTATACAACTTGACTTTGGCGACATTCGTTTGATCAATACCTATTTCCCCAGCGGTACCAGTGGCGATGAACGACAGGCATTCAAATATGTATGGCTGGATGAATATTTCAAATGGCTCAATGAATTAAAAAAGAAACATCCCAAACTTATACTTTGCGGCGATTACAATATTGCACATAAAGAAATTGATATTCATGATCCCAAGGGCAATAAAAAATCAAGTGGCTTTTTACCGGAAGAACGTGAATGGATGACAAAGTTTTTTGAAAGCGGATGGGTGGATACGTTTCGTGAATTCCATCCCGAACCACATCGTTACAGTTGGTGGAGCCAGCGTTTTCCAACTGTACGTTTGCAAAACAAAGGATGGCGTATTGATTACATCAGTGTTACAGAACCACTGAAGAACAACGTAAAAGATGCAGAAATTTTTCCGGATGTAAAACACAGCGATCATTGTCCGGTTTATCTTGAATTAAAACTGAAATAA
- a CDS encoding TonB-dependent receptor, whose amino-acid sequence MKTYLLTFILSVLTICTMAQSTITGRIVDSVTNEPIEGAVLQTRSKITTSGKDGSFSLNVPGEEAITVSAIGYAKQELTASSSSIIISLSRAAFNLKELVISAGNASKVHATISKIDLNQRPVNSAQEFLRYVPGLFIAQHQGGGKAEQIFLRGFDVDHGTDVKITVDGMPVNMVSHAHGQGYADMHFVIPELVRAIDYGKGSYYTEQGNFNTAGYVELQTANRLTQNIIQTEVGMFNSYRNLVMMNMLPKSNQKQNAYVAAEYIYSDGPFESAQHFNRFNIWSKYNVALNDNTKLSVQANVFNSKWDASGQIPERAVADGTITRFGAIDNTEGGYTGRINFNTKLSQRLRNDDLLEHQLYYSRYHFNLISNFTFFLIDPVNGDQIRQQEARDIYGAQSTWQRTREKGITRFISSIGSGVRFDATTNSELSRTKNKTETLEAIQLGNVKEANAWLYADEKIERGNWLFNIGARADYFHFAYADQLNTSLPSQQKMIVSPKVNIYYTFSKNFQLYFKNGKGFHSNDTRVVLPQTGRQILPASYGSDLGFIWKPFSSLLINATAWHLFLEQEFVYVGDAGIVEPGGKTRRVGADVSVRWQPSKQFSADANINYAHARSIEDPKGENYIPLAPTFTSTGGINYQHNSWNASIRYRYLANRAATEDYSITAKGYFVTDASISYAFRKFEIGTVIENLFNTEWNEAQFATESRLRNETDPVNELHYTPGNPFFLKLKIAFKF is encoded by the coding sequence ATGAAAACATATTTACTCACATTCATCTTGTCTGTGCTTACCATTTGCACAATGGCGCAAAGCACCATTACAGGTCGTATTGTTGACAGTGTTACCAACGAACCGATTGAAGGTGCTGTATTGCAAACACGTTCCAAAATAACTACCTCGGGAAAAGATGGAAGTTTTTCGCTCAATGTACCAGGCGAAGAAGCAATTACCGTTTCAGCAATCGGTTATGCAAAGCAGGAACTCACCGCTTCTTCATCTTCAATTATCATTTCGCTTAGTCGTGCTGCATTTAATCTAAAAGAATTAGTGATCTCCGCAGGCAATGCCAGCAAAGTACATGCAACCATCAGCAAAATAGATCTCAATCAACGGCCGGTTAATTCTGCACAGGAATTTTTACGTTATGTACCGGGTTTGTTTATTGCACAACACCAGGGTGGTGGCAAAGCAGAACAAATATTTTTACGTGGCTTTGATGTAGATCATGGTACCGATGTAAAGATTACAGTGGATGGAATGCCTGTGAACATGGTATCGCATGCACACGGGCAAGGTTATGCTGATATGCATTTTGTAATCCCTGAATTGGTAAGAGCCATTGATTATGGAAAAGGAAGTTACTATACTGAGCAAGGCAATTTTAATACAGCCGGTTATGTAGAGTTACAAACCGCAAATCGACTTACACAAAATATTATACAAACAGAAGTGGGCATGTTCAACAGCTACCGCAATCTTGTAATGATGAATATGCTGCCGAAAAGCAATCAGAAACAGAATGCGTATGTAGCAGCTGAATATATTTATTCTGACGGGCCATTTGAAAGTGCACAACACTTTAACCGTTTCAACATCTGGAGCAAATACAATGTTGCATTGAACGACAACACAAAACTATCGGTGCAGGCAAATGTATTCAACAGCAAATGGGATGCATCGGGTCAAATTCCTGAACGTGCCGTTGCTGATGGAACCATTACACGCTTTGGCGCCATTGATAATACAGAAGGCGGCTATACAGGTCGAATCAACTTTAATACAAAACTTTCACAGCGTTTGCGAAACGATGATTTGTTGGAACATCAGTTGTATTATTCACGCTATCACTTCAATCTTATTTCCAATTTCACCTTTTTCTTAATTGATCCGGTGAATGGTGATCAGATACGCCAGCAGGAAGCAAGAGATATTTATGGTGCACAATCCACCTGGCAACGAACAAGAGAAAAAGGTATTACCCGCTTTATCAGCAGCATTGGAAGCGGTGTGCGTTTTGATGCAACAACAAATTCAGAGTTATCACGTACAAAAAACAAAACAGAAACACTGGAAGCCATTCAACTGGGTAATGTAAAAGAAGCCAATGCCTGGTTGTATGCCGATGAAAAAATAGAACGTGGCAACTGGCTGTTCAATATTGGAGCAAGAGCCGATTATTTTCATTTCGCTTATGCTGATCAACTGAATACTTCGTTACCATCGCAACAAAAAATGATCGTAAGCCCGAAAGTGAACATTTATTATACGTTTTCTAAAAACTTTCAACTCTACTTTAAAAACGGAAAAGGTTTTCACAGCAACGATACAAGAGTGGTGTTGCCACAAACCGGCCGGCAAATTTTACCCGCCTCCTACGGATCTGATCTTGGCTTTATCTGGAAACCATTCAGTTCATTACTTATCAATGCAACAGCCTGGCATTTGTTTCTGGAGCAGGAGTTTGTATATGTAGGCGATGCAGGTATTGTGGAACCCGGTGGCAAAACAAGAAGAGTGGGTGCCGATGTATCAGTACGTTGGCAACCCTCTAAACAATTCAGTGCAGATGCAAATATCAACTACGCACATGCAAGAAGCATTGAAGACCCGAAAGGAGAAAATTATATTCCGTTAGCTCCCACATTTACCAGCACCGGTGGAATTAACTATCAGCACAACAGCTGGAATGCAAGTATACGTTACCGTTACCTGGCAAACAGAGCCGCTACCGAAGACTATAGCATTACAGCCAAAGGATATTTTGTAACCGATGCGTCGATCAGTTATGCATTCCGCAAATTTGAAATTGGTACAGTAATCGAAAATTTGTTTAATACCGAATGGAACGAAGCACAGTTTGCTACAGAATCAAGATTACGCAATGAAACTGATCCTGTAAATGAATTGCACTACACACCAGGGAATCCGTTCTTCCTGAAACTGAAAATTGCATTTAAATTTTAA
- a CDS encoding HU family DNA-binding protein → MNKAELVAKLSEDAELSKTQANAVLDSFIEAVTKTLKGGGKVTLVGFGTFSVTKRAARTGRNPQTGATIKIKAKKVAKFKAGKELAAKL, encoded by the coding sequence ATGAACAAAGCTGAATTAGTTGCAAAACTTTCCGAAGATGCAGAACTTTCAAAGACACAGGCAAATGCTGTATTGGATTCTTTCATTGAAGCAGTTACCAAAACATTAAAAGGTGGTGGTAAAGTAACATTGGTTGGTTTCGGTACTTTCTCTGTAACCAAGCGTGCTGCACGTACGGGTCGTAACCCACAAACAGGTGCAACTATCAAAATCAAAGCGAAAAAAGTTGCGAAATTTAAAGCAGGTAAAGAATTGGCTGCAAAACTCTAA
- a CDS encoding DUF4286 family protein, translating to MIIYNVTSKVAWEIEAEWVKWMQEEHLSEVVSTGCFTNAQLLRLLESDDEEGATYTAQYFATTKELQEKYIAEFSASLREKAFAKWGNRFISFRSVMELVQ from the coding sequence ATGATCATATACAATGTTACTTCAAAAGTTGCCTGGGAAATAGAAGCTGAATGGGTGAAATGGATGCAGGAAGAACATCTGTCCGAAGTGGTATCAACCGGTTGTTTTACCAATGCACAATTATTGCGTTTACTTGAATCGGATGATGAAGAGGGTGCCACGTACACCGCACAATATTTTGCAACCACCAAAGAACTGCAGGAAAAATACATTGCTGAATTCTCAGCATCCTTGCGTGAAAAAGCATTTGCAAAATGGGGTAATCGATTTATTTCATTCCGCAGTGTGATGGAGCTTGTGCAGTAA